A window of the Pseudomonas fluorescens genome harbors these coding sequences:
- a CDS encoding HopJ type III effector protein produces MSDLNTLRASLKSGEHVFADTLAFIAAGYDYQPQAFNNGGVENAAGQNEGSCKTLGLALLEDLSDEEALLAFGEHYRSVVATPEGSDHGNIRALIQHGLAGVKFVAQPLTRR; encoded by the coding sequence ATGAGTGATCTGAACACCCTGCGCGCCAGCCTCAAGAGCGGCGAACACGTTTTTGCCGACACCCTGGCCTTCATCGCCGCCGGTTACGACTACCAACCTCAGGCGTTCAACAATGGTGGCGTGGAAAACGCAGCCGGGCAGAACGAAGGCTCGTGCAAAACCCTGGGTCTGGCCCTGCTGGAAGACTTGAGCGATGAAGAAGCGTTGCTGGCGTTCGGCGAACACTACCGCTCGGTTGTGGCAACGCCTGAAGGCAGCGATCACGGCAATATCCGTGCGCTGATCCAGCACGGTCTGGCGGGCGTGAAATTCGTAGCGCAACCGCTGACCCGCCGCTGA
- a CDS encoding DUF1244 domain-containing protein — protein MTEQQRLELEAAAFRRLVAHLDSRKDVQNIDLMNLAGFCRNCLSKWYKAEADERQIEVSLDDAREVVYGMPYADWKAQYQQEASAEQQAAFAKGKPNE, from the coding sequence ATGACCGAGCAACAACGCCTCGAACTCGAAGCCGCCGCCTTCCGCCGGCTGGTCGCCCACCTGGACAGCCGCAAGGACGTGCAGAACATCGACCTGATGAACCTCGCCGGGTTCTGCCGCAATTGCCTGTCGAAGTGGTACAAGGCCGAGGCCGACGAGCGCCAGATCGAGGTCAGCCTCGACGATGCCCGTGAAGTGGTTTACGGCATGCCGTACGCCGACTGGAAAGCCCAATATCAGCAAGAAGCCAGCGCCGAACAACAAGCGGCGTTCGCCAAAGGAAAACCCAATGAGTGA
- the folX gene encoding dihydroneopterin triphosphate 2'-epimerase translates to MPQLQPGMARIRVKDLRLRTFIGINEDEILNKQDVLINLTILYAAQEAVRDNDIDHALNYRTITKAIIAHVEGNRFALLERLTQELLDLVMANESVLYAEVEVDKPHALRFAESVSITLAASR, encoded by the coding sequence ATGCCACAACTTCAACCGGGAATGGCGCGCATCCGGGTCAAGGATCTGCGCCTGCGCACCTTTATCGGGATCAACGAGGACGAAATCCTCAACAAGCAGGATGTGCTGATCAACCTGACCATCCTGTACGCCGCGCAGGAAGCGGTACGTGACAACGACATCGACCACGCGCTGAACTACCGCACCATCACCAAGGCGATCATCGCCCACGTGGAAGGCAACCGTTTCGCGCTGCTCGAACGCCTGACCCAGGAGCTGCTGGATCTGGTGATGGCCAACGAATCAGTGCTGTACGCCGAAGTCGAAGTCGACAAGCCGCATGCCTTGCGTTTTGCCGAATCTGTGTCGATCACCCTCGCCGCCAGCCGCTGA
- the folE gene encoding GTP cyclohydrolase I FolE, giving the protein MTRSLPENYREILIGLGENPDREGLLDTPARAAKAMQYLCHGYEQSVDEIVNGALFASDTDEMIIVADIELYSLCEHHLLPFIGKAHVAYIPTGKVLGLSKIARLVDMFARRLQIQENLTRQIAEAVQQVTDAAGVAVVIEARHMCMMMRGVEKQNSTMNTSVMLGAFRESSNTRQEFLQLIGRSK; this is encoded by the coding sequence ATGACCCGTTCCCTGCCCGAGAATTACCGCGAGATCCTGATCGGTCTCGGTGAAAACCCTGACCGCGAAGGACTGCTCGACACACCCGCGCGGGCGGCCAAGGCCATGCAGTATCTGTGTCACGGCTACGAACAGAGCGTCGACGAGATCGTCAATGGCGCGCTGTTTGCCTCCGACACCGACGAGATGATCATCGTCGCCGACATCGAGCTCTATTCGTTGTGCGAACATCACCTGCTGCCCTTCATCGGCAAGGCCCATGTGGCTTATATTCCGACGGGCAAGGTGCTTGGGTTGTCGAAGATCGCGCGACTGGTGGACATGTTCGCCCGTCGCCTGCAGATCCAGGAAAACCTCACCCGCCAGATCGCCGAGGCGGTCCAGCAAGTCACCGATGCCGCCGGTGTTGCGGTGGTCATCGAAGCCCGGCACATGTGCATGATGATGCGCGGTGTCGAGAAACAGAATTCGACCATGAACACCTCGGTCATGCTCGGCGCCTTCCGCGAGTCGAGCAACACCCGTCAGGAGTTCCTGCAATTGATTGGACGGAGCAAGTAA
- the folM gene encoding dihydromonapterin reductase, with amino-acid sequence MTSPTAPILITGAGQRVGLHCAQRLLEDGHRVIFTYRSERPGVKALRDLGALGLHADFSSEASILAFITELKTHTDSLRAIVHNASEWLAETGDGEAEAFSRMFNIHMLAPYLINLHCAQLLQRSSPADIIHISDDVTRKGSSKHIGYCASKAGLDSLTLSFAARYAPSIKVNGIAPALLLFKPDDDAAYRTKALAKSALGIEPGSEVIYQSLRYLLDNPYVTGTTLTVNGGRHVK; translated from the coding sequence ATGACTTCTCCCACAGCTCCCATCCTCATCACCGGCGCCGGCCAGCGGGTCGGCCTGCATTGTGCGCAGCGTCTGCTGGAAGACGGCCATCGTGTGATCTTCACCTACCGCAGCGAACGACCGGGGGTGAAGGCATTGCGGGATCTGGGCGCCCTCGGGCTGCACGCGGACTTTTCCAGCGAAGCCTCGATCCTCGCGTTCATCACCGAACTGAAGACCCACACCGACAGCCTGCGCGCCATCGTGCACAACGCCTCGGAGTGGCTGGCGGAAACCGGTGACGGCGAAGCCGAAGCCTTCAGCCGCATGTTCAACATTCACATGCTGGCGCCGTACCTGATCAACCTGCATTGCGCCCAATTGCTGCAACGTTCGAGTCCTGCCGACATCATCCACATCAGCGACGACGTCACGCGCAAGGGCAGCAGCAAACACATCGGCTATTGCGCCAGCAAGGCCGGGCTCGACAGTCTCACGCTGTCCTTCGCCGCGCGCTACGCGCCCTCAATCAAGGTCAACGGCATCGCGCCAGCCCTGCTATTGTTCAAGCCCGACGACGATGCGGCGTACCGCACCAAGGCGCTGGCCAAGTCCGCGCTGGGCATCGAACCCGGCAGCGAAGTGATTTATCAGAGCCTGCGCTATCTGCTCGACAACCCTTACGTCACCGGCACGACCCTGACCGTCAACGGCGGGCGGCACGTCAAGTAA
- a CDS encoding antibiotic biosynthesis monooxygenase, with protein MSTSPVTLMVARRVANGRYQDLIAWLREGEQLATDFPGYLGSGVLAPPPGDDEFQIIFRFVDEQTLHAWEHSASRTAWLARGSDLFAHPTEHRVSGIEGWFGATGHRPPRWKQAVAIWLAFFPVSLLFNFVLGPLLAEMSLLPRVFISTLCLTPLMVYFFIPLSTRLLAGWLNPAPARPLPATPSTQNR; from the coding sequence ATGTCTACTTCCCCCGTCACGCTGATGGTCGCGCGTCGTGTCGCCAATGGTCGTTATCAGGATCTGATTGCCTGGTTGCGAGAAGGCGAACAACTGGCCACCGACTTCCCCGGTTACCTCGGCTCCGGCGTACTGGCCCCGCCTCCCGGCGACGATGAATTCCAGATCATTTTCCGCTTCGTCGACGAACAGACCCTGCACGCCTGGGAGCACTCGGCATCGCGCACTGCATGGCTGGCTCGTGGCAGCGATCTGTTTGCTCACCCGACGGAACATCGGGTCAGCGGCATTGAAGGCTGGTTCGGTGCAACCGGTCATCGCCCCCCGCGCTGGAAACAGGCCGTGGCAATCTGGCTGGCGTTCTTCCCGGTGTCGCTGCTGTTCAACTTCGTGCTGGGTCCGCTGCTCGCTGAAATGAGCCTGTTGCCGAGGGTCTTCATCAGCACGCTGTGCCTGACCCCATTGATGGTCTACTTCTTCATTCCGCTGTCGACCCGGCTGCTGGCCGGCTGGCTCAACCCGGCGCCTGCACGCCCGCTACCTGCGACACCCTCCACGCAAAATCGCTGA
- a CDS encoding MerR family transcriptional regulator: MPVMTDVRPASPASVALEREELFPIREVARLTGVNPVTLRAWERRYGLIQPTRTESGHRLYSMTDIERVRSIVDWIDRGVAVSKIGKILAKTEPMKVLAPFISDDLMQADYFNWQEQVRQAVSSFDDQLLDRVYGQIFSSYALPVVFQDILMPLWLQMLQRQDAFGQTSEWLFFDGFLRAKVLQRIVVLRGSQPRKVIVSALAGQCRELELLVAALFLSGNDAGVRVLTTGQPFDELTLVCEKTRPQALVLFSNHAPTAELPRRLNRLALSLDCQLMLAGDAADLAQDSLAGSSVGCLGNEGSTLRQRMNQFLAGTLDT, translated from the coding sequence ATGCCTGTCATGACTGACGTTCGTCCTGCTTCCCCGGCATCCGTTGCGCTGGAGCGCGAGGAGCTTTTCCCTATCCGCGAAGTGGCGCGTCTGACCGGCGTGAACCCGGTTACGCTGCGCGCCTGGGAGCGTCGCTACGGTTTGATCCAGCCGACACGCACCGAAAGTGGGCATCGTTTGTATTCGATGACCGATATCGAGCGCGTTCGCAGCATCGTCGACTGGATTGATCGCGGGGTGGCGGTGAGCAAGATTGGCAAGATCCTGGCCAAGACCGAGCCGATGAAAGTGCTGGCTCCCTTCATTTCAGATGATCTGATGCAGGCTGACTATTTCAATTGGCAGGAGCAGGTCAGGCAGGCCGTCAGCTCGTTCGACGATCAGTTGCTCGACCGGGTCTACGGCCAGATTTTCTCGTCCTATGCACTGCCTGTAGTGTTTCAGGACATTCTGATGCCGTTGTGGCTGCAAATGCTGCAGCGTCAGGACGCTTTCGGACAAACCAGCGAGTGGCTGTTCTTCGATGGTTTTCTGCGAGCGAAGGTGCTGCAGCGCATCGTTGTGCTGCGCGGCTCGCAACCGCGCAAGGTGATTGTCAGCGCACTGGCCGGTCAATGCCGTGAGCTGGAATTGCTGGTGGCGGCGCTGTTTCTCAGCGGCAATGACGCAGGCGTTCGTGTACTCACCACCGGCCAGCCGTTCGATGAACTGACGCTGGTGTGCGAAAAGACCAGGCCTCAGGCGCTGGTGCTGTTTTCCAATCACGCACCGACCGCAGAGCTGCCACGACGTCTGAACCGTCTGGCCTTGAGTCTGGATTGTCAGTTGATGCTGGCAGGCGATGCTGCCGATCTGGCGCAGGACAGCCTCGCCGGATCATCGGTTGGCTGTCTGGGCAATGAAGGATCGACCCTGCGTCAACGCATGAATCAGTTCCTGGCGGGGACGCTTGATACCTGA
- a CDS encoding PAS domain-containing protein, whose protein sequence is MINASLLQMVINASNEGIVVAEKEGDEDNILIYVNPAFEKMTGYTSEEILYQDCRFLQAGDRDQASLGVIRDVLRDGGSCREILRNYRKDGTPFWNELSLSTVKNADDGLTYFVGVQKDVTVQVKAQQRVMQLEDRVAALEAELAELKATNGANKTAN, encoded by the coding sequence ATGATCAATGCCAGTCTGCTGCAAATGGTGATCAACGCGTCGAACGAAGGGATTGTGGTGGCAGAAAAGGAAGGCGATGAGGACAACATCCTGATCTACGTGAATCCGGCTTTCGAAAAGATGACCGGCTACACCAGTGAAGAAATTCTTTATCAGGACTGTCGCTTCCTGCAGGCCGGGGATCGCGACCAGGCCAGCTTGGGGGTAATTCGCGACGTATTGCGAGACGGCGGCTCATGCCGGGAGATCCTGCGTAACTACCGCAAGGACGGCACGCCGTTCTGGAACGAACTGTCGCTGTCGACGGTAAAAAATGCCGACGACGGACTGACCTATTTCGTCGGCGTGCAAAAAGACGTCACGGTTCAGGTCAAGGCCCAGCAGCGGGTTATGCAACTGGAAGACCGGGTCGCGGCCCTGGAAGCCGAACTCGCCGAACTGAAAGCGACGAACGGCGCAAACAAAACAGCGAACTAA
- a CDS encoding flavodoxin, whose amino-acid sequence MKVAILSGSVYGTAEEVARHAQSLLNAAGFETFYNSRASLADLQTFGPEVLLGVTSTTGMGELPDNLQPLYSAIRDQLPAAWRGLPGAVIALGDASYGDTFCGGGEQLRELFGELGVREVQDMLRIDASESVTPETDAEPWLEQLIATLKG is encoded by the coding sequence ATGAAAGTCGCCATCCTCTCCGGCTCTGTGTACGGCACGGCCGAAGAAGTCGCTCGCCACGCTCAGAGCCTGTTGAACGCCGCCGGTTTTGAAACCTTTTACAACTCGCGCGCCAGCCTCGCCGATCTCCAGACCTTCGGCCCTGAAGTCTTGCTCGGCGTAACTTCGACTACCGGCATGGGCGAGCTGCCGGACAACCTGCAACCTTTGTACTCGGCCATTCGCGACCAATTGCCGGCGGCCTGGCGTGGCTTGCCGGGTGCCGTGATCGCCTTGGGCGATGCCAGTTATGGCGACACGTTCTGCGGCGGCGGCGAGCAACTGCGAGAGCTGTTCGGCGAACTGGGCGTGCGCGAAGTGCAGGACATGCTGCGCATCGACGCCAGCGAAAGCGTCACTCCTGAAACCGATGCCGAACCTTGGCTGGAGCAGTTGATCGCGACGCTCAAGGGCTGA
- a CDS encoding LysR family transcriptional regulator, which yields MEFKQLKSFVEVMHQGGFTQAAKTLHISQSAVSKQIAQLEQSLGTPLLERLGSQIRLTAAGSVVLQRAEGMLRLRNELLSELDDLSHLARGELRLGLPLLGSDALFAGLFAEYRRRYPNISVQLIEGGSRNIEQAVLSGELELGGSLLPKDPQFDFQPFCDEPLDALLPVDHPLAAKGEIGLEELADTPFLLYQRSFVLNDRLLQACQQMGFTPKEGGRSGQADFLAALVAAGQGVVLLPSVVARGLVRPGVVRLTLNAPDYLRWDIAFIWRRGAYLSKAAQAWLALLRERRISP from the coding sequence ATGGAATTCAAACAGCTCAAAAGCTTTGTCGAAGTCATGCATCAGGGCGGCTTCACCCAAGCCGCGAAAACCCTGCACATCAGTCAGTCCGCCGTGAGCAAGCAGATCGCCCAGCTCGAACAGAGCCTCGGCACTCCGCTGCTCGAACGGCTGGGCTCGCAAATACGCCTGACCGCCGCCGGCAGCGTGGTGCTGCAACGAGCCGAAGGCATGCTGCGCTTGCGCAATGAATTGCTTAGCGAGCTGGATGATCTCAGCCATCTGGCGCGCGGCGAGTTGCGTCTTGGGCTGCCTTTGCTGGGCAGCGATGCATTGTTTGCCGGGCTGTTCGCCGAATACCGACGGCGATATCCAAACATCAGCGTTCAACTGATCGAGGGCGGCAGTCGCAACATCGAACAGGCGGTGCTCAGCGGGGAGCTGGAGTTGGGCGGCAGCCTGCTGCCGAAAGATCCGCAGTTCGACTTTCAGCCGTTCTGTGATGAGCCGCTCGACGCGCTGCTACCGGTGGATCACCCACTTGCGGCAAAAGGTGAAATCGGTCTGGAGGAATTGGCCGATACGCCGTTCCTGTTGTATCAGCGCAGTTTCGTGCTCAACGATCGTTTGCTTCAGGCATGCCAGCAGATGGGCTTCACCCCGAAAGAAGGCGGGCGTAGCGGGCAGGCGGACTTTCTCGCGGCGCTGGTCGCCGCCGGGCAAGGCGTGGTGTTGCTGCCCAGCGTAGTGGCGCGCGGACTGGTGCGGCCAGGCGTGGTGCGCCTGACCTTGAACGCGCCGGATTACTTGCGCTGGGACATCGCTTTCATCTGGCGCCGGGGTGCCTATCTGTCAAAGGCTGCGCAAGCCTGGCTGGCGCTGCTGCGTGAACGTCGGATCAGCCCTTGA
- a CDS encoding CidA/LrgA family protein: MKASTVKYFSRLLAELAVLLGLYLLGCQIAAWLAWPIPGGVIGMVLLLLGFAFGWIKPAALQMGAGLLMAEMLLFFIPALMSLLDYGALLRDDGWRILLVIAASTLMVMLVTAFTVELAVRLRRSHEA, from the coding sequence ATGAAAGCCTCGACCGTTAAATACTTCTCCCGCCTGCTGGCCGAACTGGCCGTGCTGCTCGGTCTCTATCTGCTCGGCTGTCAGATCGCAGCGTGGTTGGCCTGGCCGATTCCCGGCGGCGTGATCGGCATGGTGCTGTTGCTGCTGGGCTTCGCGTTCGGCTGGATCAAGCCGGCGGCGCTGCAAATGGGCGCGGGATTGCTGATGGCCGAGATGCTGCTGTTCTTCATTCCGGCGCTGATGAGTCTGCTGGATTACGGCGCGTTGCTGCGCGATGACGGCTGGCGGATCTTGTTGGTGATCGCGGCCAGTACGCTGATGGTGATGCTGGTGACCGCGTTCACTGTGGAACTGGCCGTGCGCCTGAGGCGGTCCCATGAAGCTTGA
- a CDS encoding LrgB family protein, which yields MKLELMPMFWLAFTLLAYLFSRWLYRRTGRYVLSPLILVPALLLALAVPLHTAYAEYSSNTHWLMLVLGPVTVAFAVPIWQQRRLLVRHWSALLLGMLAGSAASIATSFGLAKALALDSSVTLSLVPRSITTPFAMPLAQDLGGVPELTAVFVMFTGVFGAMLGGVLLKWLPLRSALARGALFGVGAHGAGVSRAHEVGGEEGSVAGLVMVLTGLLNLFAAPLLASLL from the coding sequence ATGAAGCTTGAACTGATGCCGATGTTCTGGCTGGCGTTCACGTTGCTGGCTTATCTGTTCAGTCGCTGGCTGTATCGCCGGACCGGGCGCTACGTGCTTTCGCCACTGATTCTGGTTCCCGCCTTGTTGCTGGCCCTCGCGGTGCCGCTGCACACCGCTTACGCCGAATACTCGAGCAACACCCATTGGCTGATGCTGGTGCTCGGTCCGGTCACCGTGGCGTTTGCGGTGCCGATCTGGCAGCAGCGACGGTTGCTGGTGCGGCATTGGTCGGCATTGCTGCTGGGCATGCTGGCCGGCAGTGCGGCGTCGATTGCCACTTCGTTTGGTCTTGCAAAAGCACTGGCGCTGGACAGTTCGGTGACGCTGTCGCTGGTGCCGCGCTCCATCACCACACCGTTTGCCATGCCGCTGGCCCAGGACCTCGGTGGCGTGCCGGAACTGACAGCGGTGTTCGTGATGTTCACCGGTGTGTTCGGCGCGATGCTCGGCGGTGTGCTGCTCAAGTGGCTGCCGTTGCGCAGCGCCCTGGCGCGCGGTGCATTGTTCGGCGTCGGTGCGCACGGCGCCGGGGTCAGCCGGGCCCATGAAGTGGGTGGCGAAGAAGGCTCGGTCGCGGGGCTGGTGATGGTGCTCACCGGGCTGCTCAATCTGTTCGCCGCACCTTTGTTGGCGTCGTTGCTTTGA
- a CDS encoding class II aldolase/adducin family protein, which yields MSVAPVPSSVNVKDQVSAAEWQTRVDLAACYRLVALHGWDDLIFTHISAKVPGTEDFLINPFGLMFHEITASSLVKVDQAGNKLMDSPYEINPAGYTIHSAVHEVRHDVACVLHTHTASGVAVSAQKQGVLPISQQSLFVLSSLAFHAYEGVALNHEEKARLQADLGDSNFLMLHNHGLLTCGGTIADTFLMMFTFQRACDIQVMAQTGGAELIAIEPQILAGAKAMIAGVTKSAQGMGGALAWPALLRKLDKQDPGYKL from the coding sequence GTGAGCGTAGCCCCCGTCCCTTCGTCCGTGAACGTCAAAGACCAGGTCAGTGCCGCGGAATGGCAGACCCGGGTCGATCTGGCCGCCTGTTATCGTCTGGTCGCACTGCATGGCTGGGACGATCTGATCTTCACCCATATTTCCGCCAAGGTGCCCGGCACCGAAGACTTCCTGATCAACCCGTTCGGTCTGATGTTTCATGAGATCACCGCGTCGAGCCTGGTGAAGGTCGACCAGGCCGGCAACAAACTCATGGACAGCCCTTACGAAATCAATCCCGCTGGCTACACCATCCACAGCGCCGTGCACGAAGTGCGGCACGACGTGGCCTGCGTGCTGCACACCCACACCGCTTCCGGTGTCGCGGTGTCGGCGCAGAAGCAGGGCGTGTTGCCGATCAGTCAGCAGTCGTTGTTCGTGCTGTCGAGCCTGGCCTTTCACGCCTATGAGGGTGTGGCGCTCAACCATGAAGAGAAAGCGCGGTTGCAGGCGGATCTCGGCGACAGCAATTTCCTGATGCTGCACAACCACGGCCTGCTGACCTGCGGCGGCACCATCGCCGATACCTTCCTGATGATGTTCACCTTCCAGCGCGCCTGCGACATCCAGGTCATGGCGCAGACCGGCGGTGCCGAACTGATCGCCATCGAACCGCAGATTCTGGCCGGCGCCAAGGCGATGATCGCCGGCGTCACCAAAAGTGCTCAAGGCATGGGTGGCGCGCTGGCCTGGCCGGCGCTGCTGCGCAAACTCGATAAACAAGACCCGGGGTATAAACTCTAA
- a CDS encoding alpha/beta fold hydrolase → MPLAEIPLSAWRKRSQTFVFRGQPIRYWTAGQGEPLLLIHGFPTASWDWHYLWQPLSQRYRVIACDMLGFGDSAKPLNHNYSLLEQADLQQALLAHLQVEQPVHILAHDYGDSVAQELLARHYEDQIEVASCVFLNGGLFPETHRPLLTQKLLLSPLGWMIGRAFTRDALVKSFHQIFGPDTRPSESEMDDFWSLIECNRGQRVMHKLIHYIPERRVQRDRWVAAMQRGEVPLRVIDGEVDPISGAHMVERYRELIPDADTVLLPGIGHYPQTEAPVQVLKHYLEFRDQFVLPPRKVACS, encoded by the coding sequence ATGCCTCTCGCCGAGATTCCGCTGAGTGCCTGGCGCAAGCGCAGCCAGACGTTTGTCTTCCGTGGTCAGCCGATCCGCTACTGGACGGCCGGGCAGGGCGAACCGCTGCTGTTGATCCATGGCTTTCCGACGGCCAGTTGGGACTGGCATTACCTGTGGCAACCGCTGTCCCAGCGCTACCGGGTGATTGCCTGCGACATGCTCGGCTTCGGCGACTCGGCCAAGCCCCTGAATCACAACTACAGCCTGCTGGAGCAGGCCGATCTGCAACAGGCCTTGCTGGCGCACCTGCAAGTCGAGCAACCGGTGCATATTCTGGCCCATGACTACGGCGACAGTGTTGCCCAGGAACTGCTGGCCCGACATTACGAAGATCAGATTGAGGTCGCCAGTTGCGTGTTCCTCAACGGTGGTCTGTTCCCGGAAACCCACCGGCCGCTGCTGACGCAAAAACTGCTGCTCAGCCCGCTGGGCTGGATGATCGGTCGGGCCTTCACCCGCGATGCGCTGGTGAAAAGTTTCCATCAGATCTTCGGCCCGGACACCCGTCCCAGCGAAAGCGAAATGGATGATTTCTGGAGCCTGATCGAATGCAATCGCGGGCAGCGAGTCATGCACAAGCTGATTCACTACATTCCCGAGCGTCGGGTTCAGCGTGATCGCTGGGTCGCGGCGATGCAGCGTGGCGAGGTGCCGCTGCGGGTGATCGATGGCGAAGTCGATCCGATTTCCGGGGCGCACATGGTCGAGCGTTATCGCGAGCTTATTCCCGATGCGGACACCGTGCTGTTGCCGGGCATCGGCCACTACCCGCAAACCGAGGCGCCGGTTCAGGTGCTCAAACACTACCTCGAGTTTCGCGATCAATTCGTGTTGCCACCACGCAAGGTGGCGTGTTCCTGA
- a CDS encoding SDR family oxidoreductase, whose translation MNESVRFEDKVVIVTGAGGGLGRAHALLFAKQGAKVLVNDLGGSTQGEGANASAADRVVAEIREAGGIAEANHDSVTDGDKLVQNALDVFGRVDVVVNNAGILRDKTFHKMEDADWDLVYRVHVEGAYKVTRAAWPHMREQNYGRVIFTASTSGIYGNFGQSNYGMAKLGLYGLTRTLAIEGRKNNILVNAIAPTGGTRMTEGLIPPQVFEQLKPELVSPLVVYLASEQCQETSGLFEVGGGWMGKVRWERSLGAGFDPRVGFSPEDVAAHWQQICDFEGAAHPKDNIEALKEMMGNLQKYSL comes from the coding sequence ATGAATGAGTCTGTGCGTTTCGAAGATAAAGTCGTGATCGTCACCGGAGCCGGTGGTGGCCTGGGGCGCGCTCACGCTTTGCTGTTCGCCAAACAGGGCGCCAAAGTGCTGGTCAACGACCTTGGCGGTTCGACCCAGGGCGAAGGCGCCAACGCTTCGGCCGCTGATCGCGTGGTAGCGGAAATCCGCGAGGCTGGCGGTATCGCCGAAGCCAACCATGACTCGGTCACCGACGGTGACAAACTGGTGCAGAACGCGCTCGACGTGTTCGGTCGTGTCGACGTGGTGGTCAACAACGCCGGAATCCTGCGCGACAAGACCTTCCACAAAATGGAAGACGCCGACTGGGATCTGGTCTATCGCGTCCACGTCGAAGGCGCCTACAAGGTGACCCGCGCCGCGTGGCCGCACATGCGTGAGCAAAACTACGGGCGAGTGATCTTCACCGCATCGACCTCGGGCATCTATGGCAACTTCGGCCAGTCCAACTACGGCATGGCCAAACTGGGTCTCTACGGCCTGACCCGCACCCTGGCCATTGAAGGTCGCAAGAACAACATTCTGGTCAACGCGATCGCCCCCACCGGCGGCACACGCATGACCGAAGGCCTGATCCCGCCGCAAGTGTTCGAACAACTCAAACCGGAACTGGTCAGCCCGCTGGTGGTGTACCTGGCCAGCGAACAATGCCAGGAAACCTCCGGCCTGTTCGAAGTCGGCGGCGGCTGGATGGGTAAGGTGCGCTGGGAGCGCAGCCTGGGCGCAGGGTTCGATCCTCGCGTCGGGTTTTCCCCGGAAGACGTCGCGGCGCACTGGCAACAAATCTGTGATTTTGAAGGCGCGGCGCATCCAAAGGACAACATCGAGGCGCTGAAGGAAATGATGGGGAATCTGCAGAAGTATTCGCTCTGA